The DNA sequence CCACAGGGCCTCCCCCAGCTCCGGACCCCGCCTCAGCTCCGCCCGCACCCGGCCCCCTTCCGCCAGGAGGAAGAGGAGGTCCTCCTCCGCCAGGACCAAAAAGGCCAGGGCCCGCCCCAAGCGGGAGAGTTCCCGCAAAAACCCCCGGATGGCCCCCGGGTCCTCCTGGGCCTCGAGGGCCTCGTGGTAGAGGCTCACCCACGGGGGATCCGGGACCAGGTACACCCCCGCGCCCCCCGCGCGGGCGCGGGCGAAGGCCAGGGCCTCCTCCAGGGGGGCCTCGGCGTGGAAGGAGAGGAAGCTCCGCACCACGCCCTATACTAGCCCTTGTGAGCGCCCTCTACCGCCGGGTGCGCCCCCTGACCTTCGCCGAGGTGGTGGGCCAGGAGCATGTGAAGGAGCCCCTGGCGCGGGCCATCCGCGAGGGGCGGCTGGCCCAGGCCTACCTCTTCTCCGGGCCCCGGGGGGTGGGGAAGACCACCACCGCCAGGCTCCTGGCCATGGCCGTGGGGTGCCAGGGGGAGGAGGCCCCTTGCGGGGTCTGCCCCCACTGCCGGGCGGTGCAGCGGGGAGCCCACCCCGACGTGGTGGAGATCGACGCCGCCAGCAACAACTCCGTGGAGGACGTGCGGGAGCTCCGCGAGCGCATCCAGCTCGCGCCCCTCGCCGCCCCCAGGAGGGTCTTTATCCTGGACGAGGCCCACATGCTCTCCAAAAGCGCCTTCAACGCCCTCCTCAAGACCCTGGAGGAGCCCCCGCCCCACGTCCTCTTCGTCTTCGCCACCACCGAACCCGAGCGCATGCCCCCCACGGTCCTCTCCCGCACCCAGCACTACCGTTTCCGCCGCCTCACCGAGAAGGAGATCGCGGGGAAGCTGAGGCGGATCCTGGAGGGGCTCGGGCGGGAGGCCGAGGAGGAGGCCCTCCGCCTCCTGGCCCGGCTGGCGGACGGGGCCATGCGGGATGCGGAAAGCCTCCTGGACCGCCTCCTCCTCCTGGAGGGCCCCCTGACCCGGGAGAAGGCGGAAGGGGCCCTGGGCCTCCCCCCCCAGGAGGCCCTCTGGGGGCTTGCGGAAAGCCTCCTAGGGGGCCGCCTGGGGGAGGCCCTGGAGGGGGCCAGGAGGCTCCACGGGGAGGGGTTCGCCCCCCGGAGCCTGGTGGGGGGGCTCATGGAGGTCCTGCGGGAAGCCCTTTACGCCGCCTACGGCCTCCCGGGAAGGGCCCTGCCCGCCCCCCCTGAGGCCCTCCTCCACGCCCTCACCTCCCTGGACGAGGCCCTGGAGCGGCTCGCCCGGCGCTCCGACCTCCTCGCCCTGGAGGCCGCCCTCCTGGAGGCTTCCGCCCGGGCCCAGCCCCCCGCGGGCACCCCAGGCCTCACCCACCCGGGCCCCCCGCCCGGCGGCCTGGAGGCCCCCCTGCCGCCCCTGGGCGACCCAAGGGAGCCTGCGCCCCCACGGGCCCCCCAAAATCCCCTCGGGGAGAGCCCGCCCCGCCACCCGGACCCGGAAGCGCAGGCGGTACCCCCTCCCGAAACCGACCTCCCCGCCCGCTTCCGGAGCTTCCTGGAGGGCCTGAGGCCCACCCTGCGGGCCTTCGTGCGGGAAGCCCGGCCCCAGGTGGAGGGGGGGGTCCTGATGCTCCGCTTCCCCGAGGACAAGGCCTTCCACCACAAGAAGGCCGCGGAGCAGAAGGCGGCTCTCATGCCCCTGGCCCAGGCCCACTTCGGGGTGGCGGAGATCGCCTTCGTCCTGGAAAAAAAAAGCCCGGACCCTAGCCCCCCCGCCTCCCGCCCGGTTCCCCCGGAGGCCCCGCTACCCCCTCCCCCCCCTTGGGGAATGGCAGCCTCCCCCGCCGAAGAGGAGGATCCCCAGGGGGGGGTAGCGGATCCCGGCCAGCGCCTGGGGGAGATCGCCCGGCGTCTTGGGGCCAGGCTCCTTTGGGTGCGCAGGCCCAGGGCTACCGAACCCGAGGAACCCGTGAGCGAGGACGAAATAGGGGGTAGTGGTATATAATGCCCCCATGACCAAGACCACCG is a window from the Thermus thermamylovorans genome containing:
- the dnaX gene encoding DNA polymerase III subunit gamma/tau; protein product: MSALYRRVRPLTFAEVVGQEHVKEPLARAIREGRLAQAYLFSGPRGVGKTTTARLLAMAVGCQGEEAPCGVCPHCRAVQRGAHPDVVEIDAASNNSVEDVRELRERIQLAPLAAPRRVFILDEAHMLSKSAFNALLKTLEEPPPHVLFVFATTEPERMPPTVLSRTQHYRFRRLTEKEIAGKLRRILEGLGREAEEEALRLLARLADGAMRDAESLLDRLLLLEGPLTREKAEGALGLPPQEALWGLAESLLGGRLGEALEGARRLHGEGFAPRSLVGGLMEVLREALYAAYGLPGRALPAPPEALLHALTSLDEALERLARRSDLLALEAALLEASARAQPPAGTPGLTHPGPPPGGLEAPLPPLGDPREPAPPRAPQNPLGESPPRHPDPEAQAVPPPETDLPARFRSFLEGLRPTLRAFVREARPQVEGGVLMLRFPEDKAFHHKKAAEQKAALMPLAQAHFGVAEIAFVLEKKSPDPSPPASRPVPPEAPLPPPPPWGMAASPAEEEDPQGGVADPGQRLGEIARRLGARLLWVRRPRATEPEEPVSEDEIGGSGI